Proteins encoded by one window of Perca fluviatilis chromosome 13, GENO_Pfluv_1.0, whole genome shotgun sequence:
- the LOC120570842 gene encoding C2 calcium-dependent domain-containing protein 4B-like isoform X3 yields the protein MSALKPGSCLRSLVLTPQRVPSFIIPSCSSPLRFSPRLGRRSPDRTRLLSDAEDRAAPSPSGFLVRPPRVRTPRGAPPLDPHADTDLTTHAAMSLTHVAKVTTPYGFGAVLAESPCTRRRESLFHRNRPAAPGGDLQDQDQDLPTLTTARPTQDPWTPPGPGPGRSRVRAFGLQVMKELKRPAAALKEALSPARKGTRPL from the exons ATGTCGGCGCTGAAGCCCGGCTCGTGTCTGCGTTCTCTGGTCCTGACCCCCCAGAGAGTCCCGAGCTTCATCATCCCGTCCTGCAGCTCGCCGCTGCGTTTCTCGCCGCGGCTCGGCCGCCGCTCGCCAGACCGGACCCGGCTGCTGTCGGACGCCGAAGACCGGGCCGCGCCGAGTCCTTCTGGCTTCCTGGTCCGCCCGCCGCGGGTCAGAACCCCCCGAGGGGCGCCGCCGCTGGACCCCCACGCCGACACGGACCTGACCACGCACGCCGCCATGTCGCTGACGCACGTCGCCAAGGTGACCACGCCCTACGGCTTCGGCGCCGTGCTGGCGGAGAGCCCCTGCACCCGCCGGAGGGAGTCCCTGTTTCACCGGAACAGACCGGCAGCACCGGGGGGGGACctccaggaccaggaccaggacctcCCCACGCTGACCACGGCCCGACCCACACAG GACCCGTGGACCcctcctg gtcctggtcctggtagGTCCCGGGTCAGAGCCTTCGGTCTGCAGGTGATGAAGGAGCTGAAGAGACCAGCGGCTGCTCTAAAGGAGGCCTTGAGTCCCGCCCGCAAGGGGACACGCCCCCTGTGA
- the LOC120570842 gene encoding C2 calcium-dependent domain-containing protein 4B-like isoform X2: MSALKPGSCLRSLVLTPQRVPSFIIPSCSSPLRFSPRLGRRSPDRTRLLSDAEDRAAPSPSGFLVRPPRVRTPRGAPPLDPHADTDLTTHAAMSLTHVAKVTTPYGFGAVLAESPCTRRRESLFHRNRPAAPGGDLQDQDQDLPTLTTARPTQDPWTPPGPGPGPGRSRVRAFGLQVMKELKRPAAALKEALSPARKGTRPL; encoded by the exons ATGTCGGCGCTGAAGCCCGGCTCGTGTCTGCGTTCTCTGGTCCTGACCCCCCAGAGAGTCCCGAGCTTCATCATCCCGTCCTGCAGCTCGCCGCTGCGTTTCTCGCCGCGGCTCGGCCGCCGCTCGCCAGACCGGACCCGGCTGCTGTCGGACGCCGAAGACCGGGCCGCGCCGAGTCCTTCTGGCTTCCTGGTCCGCCCGCCGCGGGTCAGAACCCCCCGAGGGGCGCCGCCGCTGGACCCCCACGCCGACACGGACCTGACCACGCACGCCGCCATGTCGCTGACGCACGTCGCCAAGGTGACCACGCCCTACGGCTTCGGCGCCGTGCTGGCGGAGAGCCCCTGCACCCGCCGGAGGGAGTCCCTGTTTCACCGGAACAGACCGGCAGCACCGGGGGGGGACctccaggaccaggaccaggacctcCCCACGCTGACCACGGCCCGACCCACACAG GACCCGTGGACCcctcctg gtcctggtcctggtcctggtagGTCCCGGGTCAGAGCCTTCGGTCTGCAGGTGATGAAGGAGCTGAAGAGACCAGCGGCTGCTCTAAAGGAGGCCTTGAGTCCCGCCCGCAAGGGGACACGCCCCCTGTGA
- the LOC120570842 gene encoding C2 calcium-dependent domain-containing protein 4B-like isoform X4 → MSALKPGSCLRSLVLTPQRVPSFIIPSCSSPLRFSPRLGRRSPDRTRLLSDAEDRAAPSPSGFLVRPPRVRTPRGAPPLDPHADTDLTTHAAMSLTHVAKVTTPYGFGAVLAESPCTRRRESLFHRNRPAAPGGDLQDQDQDLPTLTTARPTQDPWTPPGPGRSRVRAFGLQVMKELKRPAAALKEALSPARKGTRPL, encoded by the exons ATGTCGGCGCTGAAGCCCGGCTCGTGTCTGCGTTCTCTGGTCCTGACCCCCCAGAGAGTCCCGAGCTTCATCATCCCGTCCTGCAGCTCGCCGCTGCGTTTCTCGCCGCGGCTCGGCCGCCGCTCGCCAGACCGGACCCGGCTGCTGTCGGACGCCGAAGACCGGGCCGCGCCGAGTCCTTCTGGCTTCCTGGTCCGCCCGCCGCGGGTCAGAACCCCCCGAGGGGCGCCGCCGCTGGACCCCCACGCCGACACGGACCTGACCACGCACGCCGCCATGTCGCTGACGCACGTCGCCAAGGTGACCACGCCCTACGGCTTCGGCGCCGTGCTGGCGGAGAGCCCCTGCACCCGCCGGAGGGAGTCCCTGTTTCACCGGAACAGACCGGCAGCACCGGGGGGGGACctccaggaccaggaccaggacctcCCCACGCTGACCACGGCCCGACCCACACAG GACCCGTGGACCcctcctg gtcctggtagGTCCCGGGTCAGAGCCTTCGGTCTGCAGGTGATGAAGGAGCTGAAGAGACCAGCGGCTGCTCTAAAGGAGGCCTTGAGTCCCGCCCGCAAGGGGACACGCCCCCTGTGA
- the LOC120570842 gene encoding C2 calcium-dependent domain-containing protein 4B-like isoform X1, with protein sequence MSALKPGSCLRSLVLTPQRVPSFIIPSCSSPLRFSPRLGRRSPDRTRLLSDAEDRAAPSPSGFLVRPPRVRTPRGAPPLDPHADTDLTTHAAMSLTHVAKVTTPYGFGAVLAESPCTRRRESLFHRNRPAAPGGDLQDQDQDLPTLTTARPTQDPWTPPGPGPGPGPGPGPGPGPGRSRVRAFGLQVMKELKRPAAALKEALSPARKGTRPL encoded by the exons ATGTCGGCGCTGAAGCCCGGCTCGTGTCTGCGTTCTCTGGTCCTGACCCCCCAGAGAGTCCCGAGCTTCATCATCCCGTCCTGCAGCTCGCCGCTGCGTTTCTCGCCGCGGCTCGGCCGCCGCTCGCCAGACCGGACCCGGCTGCTGTCGGACGCCGAAGACCGGGCCGCGCCGAGTCCTTCTGGCTTCCTGGTCCGCCCGCCGCGGGTCAGAACCCCCCGAGGGGCGCCGCCGCTGGACCCCCACGCCGACACGGACCTGACCACGCACGCCGCCATGTCGCTGACGCACGTCGCCAAGGTGACCACGCCCTACGGCTTCGGCGCCGTGCTGGCGGAGAGCCCCTGCACCCGCCGGAGGGAGTCCCTGTTTCACCGGAACAGACCGGCAGCACCGGGGGGGGACctccaggaccaggaccaggacctcCCCACGCTGACCACGGCCCGACCCACACAG GACCCGTGGACCcctcctggtcctggtcctggtcctggtcctggtcctggtcctggtcctggtcctggtagGTCCCGGGTCAGAGCCTTCGGTCTGCAGGTGATGAAGGAGCTGAAGAGACCAGCGGCTGCTCTAAAGGAGGCCTTGAGTCCCGCCCGCAAGGGGACACGCCCCCTGTGA